A stretch of the uncultured Desulfobacter sp. genome encodes the following:
- a CDS encoding iron-containing alcohol dehydrogenase — MSNGEAVFGFYIPTVTLMGVGAHKQICAQMKSLGVSKPFIVADKGITAAGITAQICDLLKADMGAEAVVYDDTVPNPTDKNVAEGLALYQKSGCDMIITLGGGSSHDCGKGIGLVATNGGTIHDYEGVDKSTQAMPPFIAINTTAGTASEMTRFCIITDTSRKVKMAIVDWRVTPAIAINDPLLMMGMPSFLTAATGMDALTHSVEAYVSTIATPITDACAIKSIELIAEYLRPAVANGEDIVARDKMAYAEYLAGMAFNNASLGHVHAMAHQLGGFYDLPHGVCNAILLPHVSRFNLISKLDRYADVAVALGENIEGLSAREAAERALTAIQTLSADVGIPSDLTQLGVKKEDLKIMAENAQKDACGATNPRRPTLDDVIQIYTNAL, encoded by the coding sequence ATGTCAAACGGAGAAGCAGTTTTCGGATTTTACATTCCCACAGTTACCCTCATGGGCGTTGGTGCCCACAAACAAATTTGCGCCCAGATGAAAAGCCTTGGGGTAAGCAAACCTTTCATTGTTGCAGATAAGGGTATTACCGCAGCAGGAATCACCGCTCAGATCTGCGATCTGCTCAAAGCAGATATGGGTGCAGAAGCGGTAGTCTACGATGATACAGTGCCCAATCCCACTGACAAGAATGTTGCAGAAGGTTTGGCCCTCTATCAGAAAAGCGGATGCGACATGATCATCACCCTGGGTGGTGGAAGTTCCCATGACTGCGGTAAAGGTATCGGCCTTGTAGCAACCAACGGCGGAACCATCCACGACTATGAAGGCGTTGATAAATCTACCCAAGCCATGCCTCCTTTTATCGCCATCAACACCACTGCAGGTACCGCCAGTGAGATGACCCGTTTTTGCATCATCACAGACACCAGCAGAAAAGTAAAAATGGCTATCGTTGACTGGCGTGTAACACCGGCCATCGCCATCAATGACCCGCTACTGATGATGGGTATGCCCAGCTTCCTGACTGCTGCTACCGGTATGGACGCGTTGACCCACTCTGTAGAAGCATATGTTTCTACCATCGCAACCCCCATCACCGATGCCTGCGCCATCAAGTCCATTGAGCTTATTGCCGAATACTTGAGACCTGCTGTTGCCAATGGTGAAGATATTGTCGCAAGAGATAAAATGGCATATGCCGAGTACCTTGCCGGTATGGCATTCAACAACGCAAGTCTTGGTCATGTTCATGCCATGGCTCACCAGTTGGGCGGATTCTACGATCTTCCCCATGGTGTCTGCAACGCCATTCTTCTCCCCCATGTTTCCCGCTTCAACTTGATTTCCAAGCTTGACCGCTATGCAGATGTCGCTGTAGCCCTTGGGGAAAACATCGAAGGTCTTTCTGCAAGAGAAGCTGCTGAACGCGCATTGACAGCCATTCAGACTCTGTCTGCAGATGTGGGAATTCCTTCTGATCTGACCCAGCTTGGTGTTAAAAAAGAAGATCTGAAAATTATGGCTGAAAACGCTCAGAAAGATGCCTGCGGTGCTACCAACCCCAGACGTCCGACCCTGGACGACGTAATTCAGATCTATACAAACGCACTTTAA
- a CDS encoding CoB--CoM heterodisulfide reductase iron-sulfur subunit B family protein: MKCALFSGCRTGFDIPQHPKSAKAVLSRLNVGVEELDFGCCGYPVKEKNLDAYLLLAIRNLAIAQAHHLPVLTLCKCCFGALKQAEHYFQNDPKKQHMINSLLEKEGLHYNGGVKIHHMLTLLDREIDKGVIQRSVVHPLDGIKVAASYGCHALRPSSITGFDERPNAPTIFERIIKLTGAEPVNWSRGLECCGNPLLEKNSLLARDFVLKKYESAKQEGADIICTACNYCHMQFEYGRELILKSESTDPIPAVLLTQLLGRAMGLEKKLAGVEIAA; the protein is encoded by the coding sequence ATGAAATGTGCACTATTTTCGGGATGCAGGACTGGATTTGACATTCCTCAGCATCCAAAATCCGCCAAAGCGGTTTTATCCAGGCTTAATGTTGGCGTTGAGGAACTTGATTTCGGCTGTTGCGGATACCCTGTCAAGGAAAAAAATCTGGATGCTTATCTTTTACTGGCCATACGGAATCTGGCCATTGCCCAGGCCCATCATCTGCCTGTACTGACCCTGTGCAAGTGCTGTTTTGGCGCTCTTAAACAGGCAGAACACTATTTTCAAAATGATCCCAAAAAACAGCATATGATCAATTCTCTGCTGGAGAAGGAAGGGCTGCATTATAACGGGGGGGTCAAGATCCATCATATGCTGACTTTGCTGGACCGGGAAATCGATAAAGGCGTTATCCAGCGAAGCGTTGTTCATCCCCTTGACGGAATTAAAGTTGCCGCAAGTTACGGTTGTCACGCCCTGCGCCCGTCGTCCATAACCGGATTTGATGAACGACCCAATGCACCGACAATATTTGAACGGATTATCAAACTGACCGGGGCTGAGCCTGTAAACTGGTCCCGAGGCCTGGAATGCTGCGGCAACCCCCTGCTGGAAAAAAACAGCCTTCTGGCCCGGGATTTTGTTCTGAAAAAATATGAATCGGCAAAACAGGAGGGGGCGGATATCATCTGCACGGCCTGCAACTATTGTCATATGCAGTTTGAATATGGCCGGGAGCTCATTCTGAAATCAGAATCAACAGATCCTATACCCGCGGTACTTCTCACCCAATTGCTGGGCCGGGCCATGGGACTTGAAAAGAAACTGGCAGGGGTGGAAATCGCAGCCTGA
- a CDS encoding response regulator produces the protein MDKKSCILIVDDERLNIKLLTELLRDKYKIMAAKNGEQALKAARGNVAPDLILLDIMMPGIDGYEVCKRLKADEKTKHIPVIFVTAVTETQDAARGFQAGAVDFIQKPLNLVMAKARVDLHIKLHKTMDELKEALSQVKKLSGLLPICMHCKKIRDDKGYWNQIEAYIDNHSEAQFSHSICNECAEKHYPGLDIYDDQSS, from the coding sequence ATGGATAAGAAAAGTTGTATTCTAATCGTAGATGATGAACGATTAAATATTAAATTGCTGACCGAACTACTGCGTGACAAGTATAAGATCATGGCCGCCAAAAACGGGGAACAAGCCCTTAAAGCTGCCCGGGGTAATGTCGCGCCTGATTTGATTCTACTTGATATTATGATGCCTGGCATTGATGGATATGAAGTTTGTAAAAGGCTGAAAGCAGATGAGAAAACAAAACATATCCCGGTCATATTCGTGACTGCGGTTACTGAAACACAGGATGCCGCCAGAGGATTCCAGGCCGGAGCTGTAGATTTTATACAAAAGCCGCTGAATCTGGTAATGGCAAAAGCCCGGGTTGATCTGCACATTAAACTGCACAAGACCATGGACGAACTCAAAGAGGCACTCTCCCAGGTCAAGAAATTAAGCGGGCTTTTGCCGATATGTATGCACTGTAAGAAGATTCGTGATGACAAAGGGTATTGGAATCAGATAGAGGCGTATATAGACAATCATTCAGAAGCACAGTTCAGCCACAGTATCTGCAATGAATGCGCAGAAAAACATTATCCCGGTCTGGATATTTATGATGATCAAAGCAGTTGA
- a CDS encoding aldehyde ferredoxin oxidoreductase C-terminal domain-containing protein, with protein MGKILRINAKEKTWEYQELPESLVGLGGRALTSKMVLDEVPADCHPLGCYNKLIFSPGILSGSPAANSGRLSAGAKSPLTNGIKESNSGGFISQKLAKLGIAALVVEDKPEDAGFSMVVINKQGVEILDASDYEGFGNYDLMEKLWAVYGKRTGVMTIGQAGEQCLKAASIHQADPKGRPGRAMGRGGLGAVMGSKKIKAIVVDDSGCDRVPLVDPEGFKAANKKWVKMLRDHPVTGQGLPGLGTAVLVNVINEAGALPTKNFRTGRFEHAADISGEKMVENIQARNGVVAEGCHPGCVIKCSQAYNDKNGEYLTSGFEYETLWAFGAHTTVRDLDQIAMMDRLCDDYGLDTIDTGVALGLAMEGGLIPWGDGDACIDLLKQVPQGTGFGKILGNGAAFTGDALGVDRIPVVKRQALPAYDPRSVKGVGVTYATTPMGADHTAGYGVTANILGVGGSVDPLKNDIQVELSKNLQIATAAIDAAGLCLFVAFAVLDNEDGVPLIVDMINAQYGLSLTPDDVIKLGISILENENEFNLKAGFTKIDDQLPEMFKEKFPPHDTQWTFSVEELQEAKNYNA; from the coding sequence ATGGGAAAAATACTAAGAATAAACGCAAAAGAAAAAACCTGGGAATATCAGGAATTACCTGAGTCCCTCGTGGGCCTTGGCGGAAGAGCACTGACTTCAAAGATGGTGTTGGATGAGGTGCCTGCCGACTGTCATCCGCTGGGGTGTTATAATAAATTGATTTTTTCACCCGGGATTTTATCCGGGTCACCCGCAGCTAACTCCGGCCGTCTGTCTGCCGGGGCGAAATCGCCTTTGACCAATGGAATAAAAGAGAGCAATTCCGGCGGATTTATCTCCCAGAAACTGGCAAAACTGGGCATCGCTGCTTTGGTTGTTGAGGATAAGCCTGAAGATGCTGGTTTCAGCATGGTGGTGATTAACAAACAGGGTGTAGAGATCCTCGATGCCTCTGACTATGAGGGCTTTGGAAATTATGACCTCATGGAAAAATTGTGGGCCGTATATGGTAAAAGAACAGGCGTGATGACCATTGGTCAGGCCGGGGAGCAGTGTCTCAAGGCCGCCAGTATTCATCAGGCCGATCCCAAGGGAAGGCCCGGACGCGCCATGGGGCGCGGGGGGCTTGGTGCTGTCATGGGGTCCAAAAAAATTAAGGCAATCGTGGTGGATGACAGCGGTTGTGACAGGGTTCCGTTGGTGGATCCGGAGGGGTTCAAGGCAGCCAATAAAAAATGGGTTAAAATGCTTCGGGACCACCCGGTCACCGGACAGGGATTGCCGGGACTAGGCACGGCCGTTCTGGTCAACGTGATTAACGAGGCCGGTGCTTTGCCCACTAAAAATTTTAGAACCGGCCGGTTTGAACACGCCGCTGATATCAGCGGAGAAAAGATGGTGGAAAACATCCAGGCCCGCAACGGCGTGGTGGCGGAAGGTTGCCATCCCGGGTGTGTCATCAAGTGCTCCCAGGCGTACAATGATAAAAATGGGGAGTATTTAACTTCGGGCTTTGAGTATGAAACGCTCTGGGCGTTTGGTGCCCACACTACGGTGAGGGATCTTGATCAGATCGCCATGATGGACCGGCTGTGCGATGATTACGGCCTGGACACCATAGATACGGGCGTGGCATTAGGGTTGGCCATGGAAGGCGGACTCATTCCGTGGGGAGACGGCGATGCATGTATCGATTTGCTCAAACAGGTTCCCCAGGGGACAGGGTTTGGAAAGATTCTGGGCAACGGGGCTGCATTTACAGGAGATGCCCTGGGGGTAGATAGAATCCCTGTGGTAAAGCGTCAGGCCTTGCCGGCCTATGATCCAAGGTCAGTCAAAGGCGTTGGGGTTACCTATGCCACTACACCCATGGGCGCAGACCATACCGCCGGATACGGGGTCACCGCTAATATCCTGGGGGTGGGCGGTTCTGTGGATCCGCTGAAAAATGATATCCAGGTGGAATTGTCCAAAAATCTCCAGATTGCAACAGCCGCCATTGATGCGGCAGGCCTTTGTCTTTTTGTTGCATTTGCCGTCTTGGACAACGAGGACGGTGTGCCCTTGATCGTGGATATGATCAATGCCCAATACGGGCTTAGCCTTACCCCTGATGATGTAATAAAACTGGGGATCTCTATTTTGGAAAATGAAAATGAGTTTAATCTCAAAGCAGGATTTACCAAAATAGATGACCAGTTGCCTGAGATGTTCAAAGAAAAGTTTCCGCCCCATGATACCCAATGGACCTTCAGTGTTGAAGAACTCCAGGAGGCAAAAAATTATAATGCGTAG
- a CDS encoding response regulator: MQINLLKKFFLVASCLLIYFYPTNTFSNTNLIKIGVLVKRSTDNCLKKWSPTAEYLSNSVPDYSFKIVPIDFKNISRKVANGEVDFILANSAIYVELEVLHGVNRIATLKNKRLNGTYTTFGGVVFCLKQRSDIRTYGDLKQKHFAAVSENSFGGWLMTLRELQEAGIDPYKKFSKLSFKGTHDAVVLSVLNKETDAGTVRTDTLERMQLEGKINLDNFFVIHKHGGGKVHLPFLHSTREYPEWPMGQVGHTSDALAEIVAHRLIEIQPNSKAAIAASCSGWTIPKNYQSVHDCLRILKVSPYRDYGKFTPKQVFLKYWYVVIAIFVLVAVMGITTFLFARLNKRNRTTAELLKRSKAKTDQLHLETQKMLRAMPFGVVLVGKDKIIRSVNKAALLMMGFDKEQDLVGKVCHNFICSAGECNCPVLDMGLAVESSETTVINKAGEKIPVMKSVIQINLNNENVLLEAFTDISHIKKAESDLARSEKKLHTVMETSAEPMIVYDKNAEAEYINPAFEKIFGWTPEEFLGKKIDFIPEEAAENTRQVFEKVMKGEICYGLETVRNTKGGTKKEIRITASPIMNGKKGYNGMVVNLQDISELIASRRIAEEASRAKSSFLANMSHEIRTPMNAIIGMSHLCLGTDLDTQQRNYIQMVHQSAQLLLDITNDNLDFSKIEAGKMELESIPFNLEKVLINLSNMVSFEVQERGLEILFHLAPGTPVQLIGDPLRLGQVLLNLTSNALKFTESGEIVIQVRSIKTQADMVELEVVVKDTGVGMTMDQQSRLFQAFSQADGSTTRKYGGTGLGLSICKHLVELMNGRIWVKSSSGKGSRFYFTVVLGRHIEKDEKTKLSVPSDLEKLKVLVVDDSATARQMFAQTLESFSFRVMCVDSGQAALKAIKNAAEKDPFRLVLMDYMMPGMNGLQASNYIKAFADNDHITLIMVTTLNQEDIMSQAQDVGIDGFLTKPVIPSNLLDIVINAFGGKGDVRIAENTSGRWRVNPLETIKGAKILVVEDNTINQILAEKLLTQAGLVAVIAENGKKAVELAGKAKFDLILMDLQMPEMDGFDATRVILEQQSPNHPPIVAMTANAMAGDRERCLGVGMVDHIAKPIEPNILFETLLRWIPAVDGEPHTLDSQKVMNNNSVSLPKELAGIDIDVGIQRANGNQNLYITFLKQFIKDHGRDNQIISQAVIQNDIVLAHRTAHTLKGVAGGIGAQALYDSSQKVEAVLKKNQLAQLDPLMENLVRDLTQVVEDLKQKILPQSLEGAEKISAAPVDMEKLRRLLDDFQKLAKDMNPDIDSKAQEINQLLHLHDSPLKAISVALLDYAENLDFEDALEAMEKLKKTLDNQEPS; this comes from the coding sequence ATGCAAATAAATCTTTTGAAAAAATTTTTTTTAGTCGCATCATGTTTGTTAATTTATTTTTATCCGACAAACACATTTTCCAACACGAACTTAATTAAAATTGGCGTTTTGGTCAAACGCAGTACAGACAATTGCTTGAAAAAATGGTCGCCAACGGCTGAGTATTTGTCCAATAGTGTTCCGGACTATTCTTTTAAGATTGTCCCTATTGATTTTAAAAATATAAGCCGAAAAGTAGCAAATGGGGAGGTGGATTTTATTCTTGCAAATTCGGCTATTTATGTTGAGCTAGAAGTTCTGCATGGTGTCAATCGGATAGCAACGTTAAAAAATAAAAGGCTAAATGGGACTTATACAACATTTGGCGGCGTTGTGTTCTGCTTGAAACAAAGATCTGATATTCGAACCTACGGCGATCTGAAGCAAAAACATTTTGCAGCGGTAAGTGAAAATTCCTTTGGTGGGTGGCTTATGACCCTGCGTGAATTGCAAGAGGCAGGCATCGACCCATACAAGAAGTTTTCAAAACTGTCTTTTAAGGGAACCCATGATGCGGTTGTGTTGTCAGTTTTAAACAAAGAAACAGACGCAGGGACGGTTCGAACCGATACGTTGGAGAGAATGCAGTTAGAAGGTAAAATTAATCTGGATAATTTTTTTGTAATTCATAAACATGGCGGTGGTAAAGTTCATTTACCATTCCTTCATTCCACAAGAGAATATCCGGAGTGGCCAATGGGTCAGGTTGGTCATACCTCCGATGCACTTGCTGAAATAGTGGCCCATCGGTTAATTGAGATTCAACCCAATTCAAAAGCGGCCATTGCAGCGTCATGTTCCGGATGGACCATCCCCAAGAATTATCAATCTGTTCATGACTGTTTAAGAATTTTAAAGGTTTCGCCTTACCGGGATTATGGGAAATTTACACCGAAACAGGTTTTTTTAAAATACTGGTATGTCGTTATTGCCATATTTGTTCTGGTTGCCGTCATGGGTATCACCACATTTCTTTTTGCGCGCCTGAACAAACGGAACCGAACGACTGCCGAACTATTAAAAAGATCAAAAGCCAAAACAGATCAACTACATTTAGAAACACAGAAAATGCTTAGAGCGATGCCATTTGGTGTGGTCCTGGTGGGTAAAGATAAAATTATCCGCAGTGTAAATAAGGCAGCTCTTTTAATGATGGGATTTGACAAAGAACAGGATTTGGTTGGGAAGGTGTGCCACAACTTCATTTGCTCTGCTGGGGAATGCAACTGCCCGGTTCTTGATATGGGGTTGGCCGTAGAATCATCAGAAACAACGGTCATTAATAAAGCGGGTGAAAAAATCCCCGTAATGAAAAGTGTTATTCAAATCAACTTGAATAATGAAAATGTTCTGCTTGAAGCATTTACAGATATTTCACATATAAAAAAGGCAGAAAGCGATTTGGCCCGCAGTGAAAAGAAATTGCATACGGTCATGGAAACCAGTGCCGAGCCCATGATTGTTTATGATAAAAACGCAGAAGCAGAATATATAAATCCTGCCTTTGAGAAGATTTTCGGATGGACACCTGAAGAGTTTTTGGGAAAGAAGATTGATTTTATTCCTGAAGAAGCGGCTGAAAATACCAGGCAAGTTTTTGAAAAGGTCATGAAAGGAGAAATCTGTTATGGGCTGGAAACGGTAAGGAATACGAAAGGGGGTACGAAAAAAGAGATTCGAATCACGGCTTCGCCGATTATGAATGGTAAAAAAGGTTACAACGGAATGGTCGTCAATCTGCAGGATATCAGTGAGCTGATTGCCTCCCGCAGGATCGCCGAGGAAGCAAGCCGGGCCAAGAGCTCTTTTCTTGCCAATATGAGTCATGAGATCCGCACCCCCATGAACGCGATCATTGGCATGTCTCACCTTTGCCTGGGGACTGACCTGGATACCCAGCAGCGCAACTATATCCAGATGGTTCATCAGTCTGCCCAGTTATTACTGGATATCACCAATGATAACCTGGATTTTTCAAAAATTGAGGCCGGCAAGATGGAACTGGAGTCCATTCCATTCAACTTGGAAAAAGTTTTAATAAACCTGAGCAATATGGTTTCCTTCGAGGTCCAGGAGAGAGGGCTTGAGATTTTATTTCACCTCGCTCCGGGAACACCGGTCCAACTGATCGGTGATCCCCTGAGGCTGGGCCAGGTACTGCTCAACCTGACAAGTAACGCGCTTAAGTTTACTGAATCCGGTGAGATCGTTATACAAGTAAGATCAATTAAAACACAGGCGGATATGGTGGAACTGGAGGTGGTGGTAAAGGATACAGGCGTGGGCATGACCATGGATCAACAGTCAAGATTGTTTCAAGCTTTCAGCCAGGCCGATGGCAGTACCACAAGAAAATATGGCGGAACCGGACTGGGGTTGAGCATTTGCAAGCATTTGGTTGAGTTAATGAACGGCCGGATATGGGTTAAAAGCTCTTCCGGCAAGGGGAGCCGTTTTTATTTCACCGTTGTTCTGGGCAGACATATTGAAAAAGACGAAAAAACTAAATTAAGCGTTCCATCGGATTTGGAAAAGCTTAAAGTCCTTGTGGTTGATGATTCGGCCACTGCAAGGCAGATGTTTGCGCAGACCCTGGAGTCGTTTTCTTTCAGGGTGATGTGTGTTGATTCAGGTCAAGCTGCTCTAAAGGCAATAAAAAACGCCGCTGAAAAGGACCCTTTCAGGCTGGTGTTGATGGATTATATGATGCCCGGGATGAATGGACTCCAGGCATCAAATTATATTAAAGCGTTTGCCGACAATGACCATATTACCCTTATTATGGTGACGACCCTGAATCAGGAAGATATCATGAGTCAAGCTCAGGACGTGGGCATAGACGGTTTCCTAACCAAACCTGTGATCCCTTCAAATTTGTTGGATATCGTCATCAATGCATTTGGCGGCAAAGGAGACGTAAGGATTGCAGAAAATACTTCCGGCCGCTGGCGGGTTAACCCTTTGGAAACCATAAAAGGGGCAAAAATACTAGTTGTAGAAGATAATACCATCAATCAGATTCTGGCTGAGAAACTTCTTACCCAGGCAGGGCTTGTGGCCGTTATTGCAGAAAACGGCAAAAAGGCCGTTGAGCTTGCCGGAAAAGCCAAATTTGATTTGATACTGATGGATCTTCAAATGCCTGAAATGGATGGTTTTGACGCCACCCGGGTCATCCTGGAGCAACAATCTCCAAATCATCCCCCCATCGTTGCCATGACCGCCAATGCCATGGCCGGGGATCGCGAACGTTGCCTTGGGGTCGGCATGGTTGACCATATTGCCAAACCTATTGAACCAAACATTTTATTTGAGACCTTGCTTAGATGGATACCGGCCGTTGACGGCGAGCCTCATACGCTTGATTCTCAGAAGGTTATGAATAACAACAGCGTTTCTTTGCCCAAGGAGCTGGCCGGCATTGATATAGACGTTGGCATACAAAGAGCCAATGGCAACCAGAATCTATATATAACGTTTTTAAAGCAGTTTATTAAAGACCACGGCAGGGATAACCAGATCATCTCCCAGGCCGTTATCCAAAACGATATTGTTTTGGCACACAGGACCGCTCATACACTTAAGGGCGTTGCAGGGGGAATCGGCGCACAGGCATTGTATGATAGTTCCCAGAAAGTTGAAGCTGTACTAAAAAAGAACCAGCTCGCTCAGCTTGATCCCCTTATGGAAAATCTGGTCAGGGATTTAACTCAGGTGGTTGAAGATCTGAAACAAAAGATTCTGCCTCAGTCTTTGGAAGGTGCAGAAAAGATCAGTGCAGCCCCCGTTGATATGGAAAAATTAAGGCGCCTTCTGGATGACTTTCAAAAACTTGCCAAGGATATGAATCCCGATATTGACAGTAAAGCACAAGAGATAAATCAGCTGCTTCATTTGCATGACAGCCCCCTTAAAGCGATAAGTGTTGCGCTTTTAGATTATGCAGAAAACCTGGATTTTGAAGATGCGCTTGAGGCAATGGAAAAGCTTAAGAAAACATTGGATAACCAAGAGCCGTCATAG
- a CDS encoding sigma-54 dependent transcriptional regulator, translating into MNKSEDQINVLVVDDEKHIRRLLEKELSSPRRQITTAGDVHSALSAVRKNRFDVIILDIMLPDGNGIELMARFQEEILAVQIILITGYADVDDAVMSMKAGACDYITKPFDLDRLEQVVETAFQRGLGYKRELLRHQGSQATNTSFADHMIGHSKAMEEIRFLIRKAAPTNVPILITGESGTGKNVIARQLHAQSLRSHIPMLTKNCATLQEELMRSELFGYCKGAFTGAEASREGLLSMADEGTLFLDEIGDLSVGVQASLLRVMENQTFRPVGDKNETRVNIRFIFATNRELKKAVAEGEFNQALFHRLNVFTINTLPLRKRKEEIPVLVEHFIGKLKPNCKISKNAMNLLMGYDWPGNVRELHNVIERGIILSDNMVITERCLPLELLDTSSRDDDEAPLFASLKEVEKKHILAVMAHVDNNRSKAAELLGISRKTLYRKLADIPEYAQLEA; encoded by the coding sequence ATGAATAAATCCGAAGACCAAATCAATGTGCTTGTGGTGGATGATGAAAAACACATCCGCAGACTGCTGGAAAAAGAATTGTCTTCTCCCAGGCGCCAAATTACAACGGCTGGTGACGTCCACTCCGCCCTTTCAGCCGTCCGAAAAAACCGATTTGACGTCATTATACTGGACATCATGCTGCCGGACGGTAACGGCATTGAATTGATGGCCCGTTTCCAGGAAGAGATCCTGGCTGTTCAAATCATCTTAATCACCGGTTACGCCGATGTGGATGATGCGGTGATGTCCATGAAAGCCGGTGCCTGCGATTATATCACCAAACCCTTTGATCTGGACAGGCTGGAACAAGTGGTTGAAACGGCATTCCAAAGGGGCCTGGGGTACAAAAGAGAGTTGCTACGCCACCAAGGCTCCCAGGCCACGAACACTAGCTTTGCGGATCACATGATAGGACATTCCAAGGCCATGGAGGAGATCCGCTTTCTTATCCGAAAGGCTGCCCCCACAAATGTTCCGATTCTGATCACCGGAGAAAGCGGCACTGGAAAAAATGTCATTGCACGTCAGCTCCACGCCCAGAGCCTGAGAAGTCACATTCCCATGCTCACTAAAAACTGCGCGACCCTCCAGGAAGAACTGATGCGAAGCGAACTTTTCGGCTATTGCAAAGGCGCATTTACCGGGGCGGAAGCATCCAGGGAGGGCCTGTTGAGCATGGCCGATGAAGGCACTCTTTTTCTGGACGAAATTGGGGATCTTTCTGTTGGGGTCCAGGCCTCTCTGTTAAGGGTGATGGAAAACCAGACCTTCCGTCCTGTGGGAGACAAAAATGAAACCCGGGTGAATATCCGGTTTATCTTTGCCACCAACCGGGAGCTGAAAAAGGCGGTTGCCGAAGGAGAATTCAACCAGGCACTGTTTCACAGGCTTAACGTATTTACCATAAACACCTTGCCCCTGCGCAAACGAAAAGAAGAAATACCCGTGCTGGTGGAACATTTTATAGGAAAATTGAAGCCGAACTGCAAAATCTCAAAAAATGCCATGAATCTGCTTATGGGCTATGACTGGCCAGGCAATGTAAGAGAGTTGCACAATGTCATTGAGCGGGGCATTATTCTTTCGGACAACATGGTGATCACGGAGCGTTGCCTGCCCCTTGAACTTTTGGACACCTCAAGCCGGGATGACGACGAGGCCCCGTTGTTTGCCTCTTTAAAAGAGGTTGAAAAAAAACATATCCTGGCAGTAATGGCCCATGTGGACAACAACCGGTCCAAAGCGGCAGAGCTGTTGGGAATCAGCAGAAAAACCTTGTATCGAAAATTAGCCGATATTCCGGAATACGCACAACTTGAAGCGTAG